A genomic segment from Glycine soja cultivar W05 chromosome 20, ASM419377v2, whole genome shotgun sequence encodes:
- the LOC114402829 gene encoding NDR1/HIN1-like protein 6 produces the protein MADHQRLRIHPMEGEAPPPPPTTPLVPPGSSKSEKRIPLHHPPQLRAMPAAYPTAHKRSCCCKCICWIITLLVLLLIILAASVGILYLVFKPKLPDYSVDTLRISDLRLNFDMSLYARFDVKITATNPNKKIGIYYKKGGRLSVWYTNTRLCEGSLPQFYQGHENKTMLNVSLSGQVQSGSTLMNALQQQQQTGRIPLDLKVHAPIAIKLGRLKLMKVRVLGECLLVVDSLSSNNLISIKASNCKFRLKL, from the coding sequence ATGGCAGATCATCAGAGACTGAGGATCCACCCTATGGAGGGGgaagcaccaccaccacccccaACAACTCCATTGGTACCTCCAGGCTCGTCAAAATCAGAAAAGCGTATCCCTTTACACCATCCTCCACAACTACGTGCTATGCCAGCAGCATACCCTACAGCACACAAAAGAAGCTGCTGCTGCAAGTGCATATGTTGGATAATAACCTTGCTTGTTCTCCTCCTCATTATCTTGGCTGCAAGTGTTGGAATCCTCTACCTAGTCTTCAAACCAAAGCTTCCTGATTACTCAGTTGACACCCTCAGGATAAGTGATCTGAGGCTTAACTTTGACATGAGCCTCTATGCAAGGTTTGATGTGAAGATCACAGCAACCAACCCAAACAAGAAGATTGGCATATACTATAAAAAGGGTGGAAGGTTGAGTGTGTGGTACACAAACACAAGGCTTTGTGAAGGTTCACTGCCACAGTTCTACCAAGGTCATGAGAACAAAACAATGCTCAATGTGTCCTTGAGTGGTCAAGTGCAGTCTGGAAGCACCTTAATGAATGCACTGCAGCAGCAACAGCAGACAGGGCGCATTCCATTGGATCTCAAGGTGCATGCACCAATAGCCATCAAACTTGGGAGGTTGAAGCTTATGAAGGTGAGAGTCTTGGGAGAATGCCTTTTGGTGGTGGATAGCTTGTCATCTAATAATCTCATAAGCATCAAGGCTAGCAACTGCAAGTTCAGATTGAAACTTTGA